A part of Solicola gregarius genomic DNA contains:
- a CDS encoding zinc ribbon domain-containing protein — protein sequence MRSRTPRTSRTFSTSWRRWSAASRPSKTRSSRSWSNFENAQRDLGAVTSELSEIGGLITEAEGTRDKAFGEIDAQLAELTAERELTAKAVPDDLLALYGKLRSQYGVGAAALRQRRCEGCRLELNAADLREIAAEPADAVLRCPECSRILVRTSESGL from the coding sequence GTGCGATCACGAACCCCAAGGACCTCGAGAACCTTCAGCACGAGCTGGCGGCGCTGGAGCGCCGCATCTCGACCCTCGAAGACGAGGAGCTCGAGGTCATGGAGCAACTTCGAGAACGCGCAGCGCGACCTCGGTGCGGTCACGTCCGAGCTGTCCGAGATCGGTGGCCTGATCACCGAGGCGGAGGGCACTCGCGACAAGGCATTCGGCGAGATCGACGCCCAGCTGGCCGAGCTGACCGCCGAACGCGAGCTGACCGCGAAGGCCGTGCCGGACGACCTGCTCGCGCTCTACGGCAAGCTACGGTCGCAGTACGGCGTCGGGGCCGCCGCACTTCGCCAGCGACGCTGCGAAGGCTGCCGCCTGGAGCTCAACGCCGCCGACCTGCGCGAGATCGCGGCCGAGCCCGCCGACGCCGTCCTCCGGTGTCCCGAGTGCAGCCGGATCCTCGTACGTACGTCCGAGTCTGGACTGTGA
- a CDS encoding Nif3-like dinuclear metal center hexameric protein — protein sequence MSTPRLHEIISTLDDLYDPSWADDWDAVGTVVGDPDDSVSKVLFAVDPVRAVVDEAIDWGADLIVTHHPLLLRGVNSVAATTPKGKVVHSLIRSGIALHTCHTNADSPPGGVSAAMADAFGLADVSPLDADAADPLDKVVTFVPHANAQQVVDALAAAGAGSIGEYDRCHFASSGTGSFRPSAAANPTIGVSGRIEEVPETRLEMILPRAGRTQVLAALRAAHPYEEPAFDLFELAEMPGDRGSGRVGVLPEPMPLRDFAARVVDALPATSSVARVAGDPERLVRTVALCGGAGDFLLDRARSVGADVYVTSDLRHHPVSELHEHDEAPAVVDVPHWSAEWTWLPGAARTLADRLSAEGATVETRVSRVVTDPWAMYVPWSSTEPS from the coding sequence GTGAGTACCCCGCGCCTGCACGAGATCATCTCCACGCTCGATGACCTCTATGATCCGAGCTGGGCCGACGACTGGGACGCCGTCGGTACGGTCGTCGGCGATCCCGACGACTCGGTCTCCAAGGTCCTGTTCGCTGTCGACCCCGTCCGGGCGGTGGTGGACGAGGCGATCGACTGGGGTGCGGACCTCATCGTCACCCACCATCCGCTGCTGCTGCGTGGCGTCAACAGCGTCGCCGCGACGACCCCGAAGGGCAAGGTCGTACATTCGCTGATCCGTTCCGGGATCGCGTTGCATACCTGCCATACGAACGCCGACTCTCCGCCCGGTGGCGTCTCTGCCGCAATGGCCGATGCGTTCGGCCTGGCGGACGTGTCGCCGCTCGATGCGGACGCCGCCGATCCGCTCGACAAGGTCGTCACGTTCGTGCCGCACGCGAACGCTCAGCAGGTCGTCGACGCGTTGGCGGCGGCGGGCGCCGGGAGCATCGGAGAGTACGACCGCTGCCACTTCGCGAGCTCCGGCACAGGTTCGTTTCGTCCCAGTGCGGCGGCGAATCCGACGATCGGTGTGTCCGGGCGCATCGAGGAGGTACCCGAGACGCGCCTGGAGATGATCCTCCCGCGAGCGGGACGTACGCAGGTGCTCGCCGCACTGCGGGCGGCGCACCCGTACGAAGAGCCCGCATTCGACCTGTTCGAGCTCGCCGAGATGCCGGGCGACCGGGGGAGTGGACGGGTCGGTGTCCTTCCTGAGCCCATGCCGCTGCGCGACTTCGCCGCTCGTGTCGTCGACGCGCTACCGGCCACCTCGAGTGTCGCGCGCGTCGCCGGTGACCCGGAGCGACTGGTGCGAACCGTCGCCCTCTGCGGGGGAGCGGGCGACTTCCTGCTCGACCGAGCGCGCTCGGTCGGTGCCGACGTGTACGTCACCTCCGACCTCCGGCACCATCCGGTGAGCGAGCTACACGAGCACGACGAAGCCCCTGCCGTCGTCGACGTTCCGCACTGGTCCGCCGAGTGGACCTGGCTGCCCGGAGCCGCGCGTACGCTTGCAGACCGACTGTCCGCCGAGGGCGCTACGGTGGAGACCCGCGTCTCTCGGGTCGTCACCGACCCGTGGGCCATGTACGTTCCATGGTCATCGACCGAGCCGAGCTGA
- a CDS encoding amidohydrolase family protein produces MTETFVPEPGRPIVFRNGTVVTMDDARTVHDRADVLVVDGRIAEVGPALQAPQGTYEIDASGGIVMPGMIDTHRHMWQTAMRAYGADWTLTQYFVWYYLEHGKAFRPQDYWAGNALSTLDAIESGITTTVDWSHGLQSVEHAEAAIDALVRSPGRYVMGFGNIFAGPWEWTADPAYRALIEQSIDDSRLAGVQLAFDVTGDPEFPEKAAFEVARDLGVTVTTHAGVWGATNDDSVRLMHEHGFTTPGTVYVHAATLSEDSYQRIAATGGVVSLSTESEQSCGQGYPPSHALREHDIPVSLSVDTSVWFSADLFSAMRTTLGADRTWEHLTAHQEGETITNSHLRSHHVVEWATRGGAKALGKEGELGSLEPGKLADVVLLKNDDSPTMFPIVNPYGHIAMQAGRGDVHTVLVGGEVKKHEGKLVGVDLPALRSALADTVDHLRSTLGEETWASGMNPAIPKTKVLDNPYMYTEYRTDATHRAYETRAPASVGDEAD; encoded by the coding sequence ATGACCGAGACATTCGTGCCCGAGCCCGGGCGCCCGATCGTCTTCAGGAACGGCACTGTCGTCACGATGGACGACGCGCGTACCGTCCACGACCGAGCCGACGTGCTCGTGGTCGATGGTCGTATCGCCGAGGTTGGGCCGGCTCTGCAGGCCCCGCAGGGCACCTATGAGATCGACGCGTCGGGCGGAATCGTCATGCCCGGCATGATCGACACCCATCGGCACATGTGGCAGACCGCGATGCGGGCGTACGGTGCCGACTGGACGCTCACGCAGTACTTCGTGTGGTACTACCTCGAGCACGGCAAGGCGTTCCGGCCGCAGGACTACTGGGCCGGCAACGCTCTCAGCACGCTCGACGCGATCGAGTCGGGCATCACCACGACGGTCGACTGGTCGCACGGCCTGCAGTCTGTCGAGCACGCAGAGGCTGCCATCGACGCTCTCGTGCGGTCGCCCGGCCGGTACGTGATGGGTTTCGGCAACATCTTCGCCGGCCCGTGGGAGTGGACGGCGGACCCCGCGTACCGGGCGCTGATCGAGCAGTCGATCGACGACTCGCGGCTGGCCGGCGTGCAGCTTGCGTTCGACGTCACGGGCGACCCCGAGTTTCCCGAGAAGGCGGCGTTCGAGGTCGCCCGCGACCTCGGCGTGACGGTGACGACCCATGCGGGTGTCTGGGGCGCGACCAACGACGACAGTGTTCGGTTGATGCACGAGCACGGCTTCACCACGCCCGGCACGGTGTATGTGCACGCGGCAACCCTCAGCGAGGACTCGTACCAACGCATCGCGGCGACCGGGGGCGTGGTCTCGCTCTCCACCGAGAGCGAACAGAGCTGCGGCCAGGGCTATCCGCCCTCGCATGCGTTGCGTGAGCACGACATCCCCGTCTCCCTTTCGGTGGACACGAGCGTGTGGTTCAGCGCCGACCTGTTCTCGGCGATGCGTACGACGCTCGGCGCCGACCGGACATGGGAGCACCTCACTGCGCACCAGGAGGGTGAGACGATCACCAACTCGCACCTTCGTTCGCACCACGTGGTCGAGTGGGCGACGCGCGGTGGCGCGAAGGCGCTCGGGAAAGAGGGCGAGCTCGGTTCGCTCGAGCCGGGAAAGCTCGCCGACGTCGTCCTGCTGAAGAACGATGACTCGCCGACGATGTTCCCGATCGTCAATCCCTACGGGCATATCGCGATGCAGGCCGGACGCGGCGACGTACACACGGTCCTCGTCGGCGGCGAGGTGAAGAAGCATGAGGGCAAGCTCGTCGGTGTCGACCTCCCCGCGTTGCGCTCGGCGCTGGCAGACACAGTCGACCACCTTCGCTCGACCCTCGGCGAGGAGACGTGGGCGTCCGGCATGAACCCTGCGATCCCGAAGACGAAGGTGCTCGACAACCCGTACATGTACACCGAGTACCGCACCGATGCGACGCACCGGGCGTACGAGACGCGGGCGCCCGCCTCGGTCGGTGACGAGGCCGACTGA
- a CDS encoding TetR/AcrR family transcriptional regulator: protein MGGEPATAQRPKRADARRNYDALLDAAREAFRTRGTDATLEEIARGAGVGIGTLYRHFPTRLALAEVVYREDVEALATAAKEAVAEMPPWDALASWTDKWMGVVASKRVIFAELADAVGKNSELVSYCRDTMRSSADLVLTNAQRAGVARDDIDAADLLRLVGSIVHVPNPEPGQIRRLGAVMLDGVRV from the coding sequence ATGGGCGGCGAGCCGGCGACCGCGCAACGCCCCAAGCGGGCCGATGCGCGCCGGAACTACGACGCGTTGCTCGATGCCGCGCGGGAGGCGTTCCGTACGCGCGGCACCGACGCGACGCTGGAAGAGATCGCCCGCGGGGCCGGTGTCGGCATCGGAACCCTGTATCGGCACTTCCCGACTCGGCTCGCGCTCGCCGAGGTCGTCTATCGCGAGGACGTCGAGGCTCTCGCTACCGCCGCGAAGGAGGCGGTGGCCGAGATGCCGCCCTGGGATGCGCTCGCCTCCTGGACCGACAAGTGGATGGGTGTGGTGGCCAGCAAGCGCGTGATCTTCGCCGAGCTCGCCGACGCGGTCGGTAAGAACTCCGAGCTCGTGTCCTACTGCAGGGACACCATGCGGAGCTCGGCCGACCTGGTACTGACGAATGCCCAGCGCGCCGGCGTCGCCCGCGACGACATCGATGCGGCCGACCTGCTTCGGCTCGTCGGCAGCATCGTGCACGTTCCGAACCCCGAGCCCGGGCAGATCCGTCGGCTCGGCGCTGTCATGCTCGACGGCGTACGCGTCTGA
- a CDS encoding CaiB/BaiF CoA transferase family protein has product MPRRDAAHPESAATGPLGGLLVADFSRVLAGPFATQILGDLGADVVKVEAPVGDETRDWRPPEREGVSTYYLGVNRNKRDIVLDFRVDEDRALAQELAGRADVVIENFKPGGLKKFGLDYETVSATNQRVVYASISGFGSAGGAHLPGYDLIVQAMSGLMSLTGDPDGPAYRSGVSVFDVMSGMQSVIGILTALRHRDANGEGQHVEVNLLSTALAAMANHSSTYVAGGEIPFRMGNAHPSLFPYEPLPASDTELVIVAANDRQFATLANTLGIPGVVDDERFATTDARNRNRGELRPLLVEALSTATAADWFRRLTEAGIACGPVQTIDGGVALAEQLGLEPVVTVGEGDDAVPMIRNAITFSKTPPQYRTSPPALGEHAAELREWLRKPRGVA; this is encoded by the coding sequence ATGCCGAGACGCGATGCTGCTCACCCGGAATCGGCGGCAACCGGCCCGTTGGGCGGACTGCTCGTGGCCGACTTCTCCCGTGTTCTGGCCGGGCCGTTCGCCACGCAGATCCTCGGAGACCTGGGAGCCGACGTCGTGAAAGTCGAGGCGCCGGTCGGCGACGAGACCCGCGACTGGCGCCCACCCGAGCGAGAAGGCGTGTCCACCTACTACCTCGGCGTCAATCGGAACAAGCGCGACATCGTCTTGGACTTCCGCGTCGACGAGGACCGCGCGCTTGCACAGGAACTCGCCGGACGCGCCGACGTCGTGATCGAGAACTTCAAGCCGGGTGGGCTGAAGAAGTTCGGCCTCGACTACGAGACGGTCAGTGCGACGAACCAGCGGGTCGTCTACGCCTCGATAAGTGGGTTCGGTAGTGCGGGCGGTGCACACCTGCCCGGATACGACCTCATCGTCCAGGCCATGTCGGGTCTGATGAGTCTCACGGGCGATCCCGATGGTCCTGCGTACCGCTCGGGCGTATCGGTCTTCGACGTCATGAGCGGCATGCAGTCCGTGATCGGGATCCTCACAGCGCTACGTCATCGGGACGCGAACGGAGAGGGACAGCACGTCGAGGTGAACCTGCTGTCGACGGCGCTCGCCGCCATGGCGAACCACTCGTCGACCTATGTCGCCGGTGGTGAGATCCCTTTCCGGATGGGAAATGCGCACCCGAGCCTGTTCCCGTACGAGCCGCTGCCCGCCTCGGACACGGAGCTGGTGATCGTCGCTGCCAACGACCGGCAGTTCGCCACCCTTGCAAACACCCTCGGCATACCCGGCGTTGTCGACGACGAACGCTTCGCGACGACCGATGCCCGCAATCGCAACCGAGGCGAGCTCCGTCCGCTCCTCGTCGAGGCGCTCTCGACCGCCACGGCGGCCGACTGGTTCCGTCGGCTCACCGAGGCCGGGATCGCGTGCGGGCCGGTGCAGACGATCGACGGCGGCGTAGCGCTTGCCGAGCAGCTCGGGCTCGAGCCGGTCGTGACGGTGGGGGAGGGCGACGATGCTGTCCCGATGATCCGCAACGCGATCACGTTCTCGAAGACACCGCCGCAGTACCGCACATCTCCACCCGCGCTCGGTGAGCACGCCGCCGAGCTACGCGAGTGGTTGCGCAAGCCCAGGGGAGTGGCATGA
- a CDS encoding NAD(P)-dependent oxidoreductase, which produces MATIAIYGGNGYAGDAIRAEAVGRGHEVVAVSRFGSARSADAAAYALAGDIHDPVSVAQIAERADVVVVSIPGNEIEGKLLVEAIPGLLSAADRHGTRVGIVGGSGTLLASECGNRLMDTDDVPPTAMPSSKGQAAVLDLLHSSGVGSWFYVSPPVEFGAHTPQPPAGSYLLGGDVLRCDSNGESRLSVEDLALAVLDEIEQPKHENVRFSVIGAY; this is translated from the coding sequence ATGGCAACGATCGCGATCTACGGCGGTAACGGATACGCGGGGGACGCGATTCGGGCCGAGGCGGTGGGCCGCGGGCACGAGGTCGTGGCGGTCAGTCGCTTCGGCTCGGCGCGCAGCGCGGACGCGGCGGCGTACGCCCTTGCCGGCGACATTCACGACCCCGTGTCCGTGGCGCAGATCGCCGAGCGCGCAGACGTCGTCGTCGTGTCGATCCCTGGCAACGAGATCGAGGGCAAGCTGCTCGTCGAGGCCATCCCCGGCCTACTCTCGGCGGCCGACCGCCATGGCACCCGCGTCGGCATCGTCGGCGGGTCGGGCACGCTCCTCGCCTCCGAGTGCGGCAACCGTCTGATGGACACCGACGACGTCCCGCCGACCGCGATGCCCTCGTCGAAGGGCCAGGCCGCGGTCCTCGATCTATTGCACAGCAGCGGTGTCGGCTCGTGGTTCTACGTGAGCCCGCCGGTCGAGTTCGGTGCCCATACTCCCCAGCCCCCTGCCGGGTCCTATCTGCTGGGCGGTGACGTACTGCGATGCGACTCGAACGGAGAGTCGCGCTTGTCCGTCGAGGATCTCGCGCTGGCGGTCCTGGACGAGATCGAGCAGCCGAAGCACGAGAACGTCCGGTTCTCGGTCATCGGCGCGTACTAG
- a CDS encoding bifunctional RNase H/acid phosphatase, with translation MPARRVIVEADGGSRGNPGDAAYGALVRDADTGEVIAERAETIGIATNNVAEYSGLIAGLELVADHVPEAEVEVRMDSKLVIEQMAGRWKIKHPDMRPLAVKAQGLAPFGTEWTWVPRAQNSAADALLNAALDAAQGKTPAEPTAPAPKNPLVGWRDASLGEPVTVIALRHGITPNTLEKRFCGSGGSDPGLTDEGVAQAERAAAYLARRGGVDAIVSSPLRRTQETAQVVGDKLGVDTAIEDGFAEAAFGEWDGLTFAEVKERWPEQLEAWLSSTAVAPKGGEPFDKVYKRVGRARERIVETYAGKTVVVVSHVTPIKMLVRIALGAPMQVIYRMELAPASLTTIQWWPDGTPSLRAFSYVPE, from the coding sequence ATGCCGGCTCGCAGGGTTATCGTCGAGGCCGACGGTGGGTCGCGGGGCAACCCTGGCGACGCGGCGTACGGCGCACTCGTCCGCGATGCCGACACCGGTGAGGTCATTGCCGAACGCGCGGAGACGATCGGCATCGCGACCAACAACGTCGCCGAGTACAGCGGCCTGATCGCCGGGCTCGAGCTGGTCGCCGACCACGTGCCCGAGGCCGAGGTCGAGGTACGCATGGACTCCAAGCTGGTCATCGAGCAGATGGCCGGGCGGTGGAAGATCAAGCACCCCGACATGCGGCCGCTCGCGGTCAAGGCGCAGGGCCTCGCCCCGTTCGGTACGGAGTGGACATGGGTGCCGCGAGCACAGAACTCCGCCGCCGATGCGCTGCTGAACGCCGCGCTCGATGCCGCACAAGGCAAGACGCCGGCCGAGCCGACGGCGCCCGCACCGAAGAACCCCCTCGTGGGCTGGCGGGACGCGTCGCTCGGCGAGCCGGTGACGGTCATCGCGTTGCGCCACGGCATCACTCCCAACACGCTGGAGAAGCGGTTCTGTGGCTCGGGCGGCAGCGATCCCGGCCTCACCGACGAAGGAGTCGCCCAGGCCGAGCGCGCGGCCGCGTACCTTGCCCGCCGGGGTGGGGTCGACGCGATCGTGAGCTCGCCGCTGCGGCGTACGCAGGAGACCGCGCAGGTCGTCGGCGACAAGCTCGGCGTCGACACCGCGATCGAGGACGGCTTCGCAGAAGCCGCGTTCGGCGAGTGGGACGGGCTCACGTTCGCCGAGGTGAAGGAGCGTTGGCCCGAACAGCTGGAGGCTTGGCTGTCGTCAACGGCCGTTGCGCCGAAGGGCGGCGAGCCGTTCGACAAGGTCTACAAGCGGGTCGGCCGGGCGCGTGAGCGGATCGTCGAAACGTACGCCGGCAAGACCGTCGTCGTGGTGAGCCACGTGACGCCGATCAAGATGCTCGTACGCATCGCCCTCGGCGCTCCGATGCAGGTCATCTACCGCATGGAGCTCGCGCCGGCCTCGCTGACGACCATCCAGTGGTGGCCCGACGGCACGCCGTCGCTGCGCGCGTTCTCGTACGTCCCGGAGTAG
- a CDS encoding MFS transporter: MTTHVTQAIDADGARSRGPSPIALLLILSIQLMVVLDMTVVNVALPTLQDDLGFSASGLSWVLNAYALAFGGLLLLGARLGDILGRRRVLIGGVAVFGIASLLGGLAPTSELLLLARGLQGLGAAVAAPQALALLTISYPEGSARNRALGWYSAVSIGGSAIGLVVGGMLTEWLSWRWAFFINVPVGLAIIALAPRYLPSSPRHSGRFDLAGAAASTVGVTSLVYGLVHAAEHGWQNSETIEALAFGVALLAVFVAIERSSSQPITPLRLFAHRDRAVAYVSRLLLVAAMMGMFFFLTQFLQRVHGYGPVETGLAFLPLTAALLFFSQLSARVLVERLGSRLLMMTGMSISTVALIPLVMIDANTGYVPVLLSVVLFGIGNGLAFVPLTALGLTDVPHEDAGAASGLLNVMQQVGGALGLAVLVSVFGSATRDAQPTAATAIGRQHEVLTTGMSSAFLAALVLIAVAVATVSVGASRRVRTEQPA; encoded by the coding sequence GTGACCACTCATGTCACGCAGGCGATCGACGCGGACGGGGCGAGATCCCGCGGACCGTCGCCGATTGCACTACTGCTCATCCTCAGCATTCAGCTGATGGTCGTCCTCGACATGACCGTCGTGAACGTCGCGCTCCCCACGCTGCAGGACGATCTCGGGTTCTCGGCGTCCGGCTTGTCGTGGGTCCTCAACGCGTACGCGCTCGCCTTCGGCGGACTGCTGCTGCTCGGTGCCCGGCTCGGTGACATCCTCGGCCGACGCCGCGTCCTGATCGGCGGCGTCGCCGTCTTCGGGATCGCCTCCCTCCTCGGCGGCCTCGCGCCGACCTCCGAGCTGCTCCTGCTCGCCCGCGGCCTCCAGGGCCTGGGCGCCGCGGTCGCCGCACCGCAGGCACTCGCGCTGCTGACCATCTCGTACCCCGAAGGAAGCGCTCGCAACCGCGCGCTCGGCTGGTACAGCGCGGTCTCCATCGGCGGCTCGGCGATCGGCCTGGTGGTCGGTGGGATGCTCACCGAATGGCTGTCCTGGCGCTGGGCGTTCTTCATCAATGTGCCGGTCGGTCTGGCGATCATCGCGCTCGCGCCCCGGTACCTGCCGAGCTCACCGCGCCACTCCGGGCGCTTCGACCTTGCCGGCGCAGCCGCCTCGACGGTCGGCGTGACCTCGCTCGTGTACGGGTTGGTCCATGCCGCAGAGCACGGGTGGCAGAACTCCGAGACGATCGAAGCCCTCGCGTTCGGCGTCGCGCTGCTCGCGGTGTTCGTCGCGATCGAGCGAAGCTCGAGTCAGCCGATAACGCCGCTGCGGCTCTTCGCACACCGCGATCGCGCGGTCGCGTACGTCAGTCGACTGCTGCTCGTCGCCGCCATGATGGGGATGTTCTTCTTCCTCACCCAGTTCCTGCAGCGCGTGCACGGCTACGGGCCGGTCGAGACGGGACTTGCGTTCCTGCCCCTCACGGCGGCACTGCTCTTCTTCTCCCAGTTGTCGGCACGGGTGCTCGTCGAGCGGTTGGGCAGCAGGCTGCTGATGATGACCGGAATGAGCATCTCAACGGTCGCACTGATCCCGCTCGTCATGATCGACGCGAACACCGGGTACGTACCGGTGCTCCTCTCGGTGGTGCTGTTCGGCATCGGCAACGGGCTGGCGTTCGTACCCCTGACCGCGCTGGGGCTCACCGACGTACCGCACGAGGACGCGGGTGCGGCGTCCGGCCTGTTGAACGTCATGCAGCAGGTCGGCGGAGCGCTCGGGCTCGCCGTCCTGGTGTCGGTGTTCGGATCTGCCACGCGCGACGCACAGCCCACCGCAGCCACCGCGATCGGCAGGCAGCACGAAGTGTTGACGACCGGAATGTCTTCAGCGTTCCTCGCGGCGCTCGTGCTCATCGCCGTCGCAGTGGCGACGGTCTCCGTCGGCGCCAGCCGACGGGTACGTACCGAGCAGCCCGCCTGA
- a CDS encoding citryl-CoA lyase, protein MTDQRSYPTGIGTSSTDSIELLGLDLASDVLGKVSFGELAYWLATKRRPTPGQLRVFEAVLVSLADHGYTPTAIAARMTYYSAPESVQGAIAAGLLGGGSRFLGVTEDTGQFLAAIVKPLGDTSAYADADWDAVALDTVATAKAEGSKVPGLGHPVHKNGDPRTPVMFQIAREADVYGPQLSLFEAIGRTHAQVLGRTLPLNGAGVAGAALADAGLPLALLRGFALLARTAGLIGHLAEEQSDPVAPSIYMEVDRNARYVAPEH, encoded by the coding sequence ATGACCGACCAGCGCTCCTATCCGACGGGCATCGGCACCTCGTCCACCGACTCGATCGAGCTGCTCGGCCTGGATCTCGCGTCGGATGTCCTCGGCAAAGTGAGCTTCGGTGAGCTCGCGTACTGGCTGGCGACCAAGCGCCGCCCGACGCCGGGTCAGCTTCGGGTGTTCGAGGCGGTCCTCGTATCGCTCGCCGACCACGGGTACACGCCGACGGCGATCGCGGCCCGCATGACGTACTACTCGGCGCCCGAGTCCGTGCAAGGAGCGATAGCGGCCGGTCTTCTCGGCGGCGGTTCACGATTCCTGGGTGTCACCGAGGACACTGGGCAGTTCCTGGCGGCCATCGTGAAGCCGCTCGGTGACACGAGCGCGTACGCCGACGCCGACTGGGACGCGGTCGCGCTCGATACCGTAGCGACCGCGAAAGCCGAAGGCAGCAAGGTGCCCGGGCTCGGCCATCCCGTGCACAAGAACGGCGACCCGCGTACGCCGGTGATGTTCCAGATCGCCCGCGAGGCAGACGTCTACGGACCGCAGCTGTCGCTGTTCGAGGCGATCGGCCGGACCCACGCGCAGGTGCTCGGGCGTACGTTGCCGCTCAACGGCGCCGGAGTCGCCGGAGCCGCGCTGGCCGACGCCGGACTGCCCCTCGCGCTCCTGCGCGGTTTCGCCCTCCTGGCACGCACGGCCGGGCTCATCGGCCATCTCGCCGAGGAGCAGTCCGATCCGGTCGCACCCTCGATCTACATGGAGGTCGACCGAAACGCCCGTTACGTCGCGCCGGAGCACTAG
- a CDS encoding DODA-type extradiol aromatic ring-opening family dioxygenase: MATLSAVLATTHHPFFYKATELTPREDQLPQAGEWKAKVAAYQETLTAAEPELLVMVGSDHFHQFFYDNYPTFLIGKQPRYDATFYNEIREFSLPTYELEGHEELSGYMFQGLLDRGFDLSISHELKLDHSIICPIITTRPQADLPIVPIYTNIFAPPLPSPKRFYDLGRAIREIIDEYPSDKRVAAVGSGHLSLELGGPRMFGEHGPDPAWDVQAIQWLANGDIDAILANVTWESMSKSGNATPGFLDLILMLGIAGPEPASYVDDLDLFHTREMYVTWYPDGDPRDRAATAEAEIPEAVRA; this comes from the coding sequence ATGGCAACGCTGAGTGCGGTGCTTGCGACTACGCACCACCCGTTCTTCTACAAGGCAACCGAGCTCACCCCGCGCGAGGATCAGCTGCCTCAGGCAGGGGAGTGGAAGGCCAAGGTCGCGGCGTATCAAGAGACCCTGACCGCCGCCGAGCCCGAGCTGCTCGTCATGGTCGGCTCGGACCACTTCCACCAGTTCTTCTACGACAACTACCCGACCTTCCTGATCGGCAAGCAGCCGCGGTACGACGCGACGTTCTACAACGAGATCCGCGAGTTCAGCCTGCCGACGTACGAACTCGAGGGACATGAGGAGCTGTCGGGATACATGTTCCAGGGGCTGCTCGATCGCGGCTTCGACCTCTCCATCTCGCATGAGCTGAAGCTCGACCACTCGATCATCTGCCCGATCATCACGACCAGGCCGCAGGCAGACCTGCCGATCGTACCGATCTACACGAACATCTTCGCGCCCCCGCTGCCGAGCCCGAAGCGCTTCTACGACCTCGGCCGCGCGATCCGCGAGATCATCGACGAGTACCCGAGCGACAAGCGCGTCGCCGCAGTCGGCAGCGGTCACCTCTCGCTCGAGCTCGGAGGCCCTCGGATGTTCGGGGAGCACGGTCCCGACCCCGCGTGGGACGTCCAGGCGATCCAGTGGCTCGCGAACGGTGACATCGACGCGATCCTGGCGAACGTCACCTGGGAGTCGATGTCGAAGTCGGGCAACGCGACGCCCGGCTTCCTCGACCTTATTCTGATGCTCGGTATCGCGGGGCCGGAGCCCGCGTCGTACGTGGACGACCTCGACCTTTTCCACACGCGGGAGATGTACGTGACGTGGTACCCGGACGGGGACCCCCGCGACCGGGCCGCGACCGCTGAGGCGGAGATTCCCGAGGCGGTGCGGGCATGA
- a CDS encoding MBL fold metallo-hydrolase, whose translation MWLTVLGGSGGIPAEGVPCSGYLVEHDGFRLLVDPGYGSAVALLRHCRAADVDAVFVTHAHPDHCADLNPLLRMRVMGRETASPLPIYCPTGAVDRVLALEPTASYDEAYELHEFGPDDKFSIDAFAVETRSLPHFTPNAGVRFTIGSRSLTYTGDCGPSDALIELASGTSLLLAEATYLDHVPDEHRGCLSDAASVGQTATKARAERLVLTHLWPGANHDDARRVAGHQYDGRIDVARPRLVVQI comes from the coding sequence ATGTGGCTGACCGTATTGGGAGGAAGCGGGGGCATCCCTGCCGAGGGCGTGCCCTGCAGCGGTTATCTGGTCGAGCACGACGGGTTCCGGCTGCTCGTCGATCCTGGGTACGGCTCGGCCGTCGCGTTGCTCAGGCACTGCCGCGCCGCTGACGTCGACGCGGTGTTCGTGACGCACGCGCACCCGGACCATTGCGCCGACCTCAACCCGTTGCTGCGGATGCGGGTGATGGGTCGCGAGACGGCATCGCCGTTGCCGATCTACTGTCCGACGGGTGCGGTCGACCGGGTGCTCGCGCTCGAGCCGACCGCGAGCTACGACGAGGCGTACGAGCTGCATGAGTTCGGCCCGGACGACAAGTTCTCGATCGACGCGTTCGCAGTCGAGACGCGCTCGCTGCCGCATTTCACGCCGAACGCCGGCGTGCGGTTCACCATCGGCAGCCGCAGCCTCACGTACACCGGCGACTGCGGCCCGTCGGATGCGCTGATCGAGCTGGCGAGCGGCACCAGCCTGCTGCTCGCCGAGGCGACGTACCTCGACCACGTGCCCGACGAGCACCGCGGCTGTCTCAGCGACGCTGCCAGCGTCGGCCAGACCGCGACGAAGGCTCGAGCGGAGCGGCTCGTGCTGACCCACCTCTGGCCGGGTGCCAACCACGACGACGCGCGACGCGTCGCCGGCCATCAGTACGACGGCCGGATCGACGTCGCGCGTCCTCGTCTTGTCGTGCAGATCTGA